In one window of Helianthus annuus cultivar XRQ/B chromosome 17, HanXRQr2.0-SUNRISE, whole genome shotgun sequence DNA:
- the LOC110923879 gene encoding auxin-responsive protein SAUR71, translating into MLGKKIGFVKKLANKINVGCISDSSAQSSCYECLSSSVHADNKQQHRSHTRTRTPRGCIALYVGEERLRFVVHTSHLSHPLFQILLEKTADEFGFEQKDRLVVPCSVNVFLEVVSAVKCNSGKFDLKYLVEEIKQG; encoded by the coding sequence ATGTTGGGCAAGAAAATTGGGTTTGTCAAGAAATTGGCCAACAAGATCAATGTTGGCTGCATCAGTGATAGTTCTGCTCAGTCATCTTGTTACGAGTGTTTGTCGAGTAGTGTTCATGCTGACAACAAGCAACAACATCGATCACACACACGCACACGCACCCCAAGAGGATGTATTGCACTGTATGTTGGAGAGGAGAGACTACGGTTTGTGGTCCACACGTCTCATCTTTCGCACCCCCTCTTCCAGATATTATTAGAGAAGACGGCCGATGAATTTGGGTTCGAACAGAAAGATAGGCTGGTGGTCCCGTGTAGCGTCAATGTGTTCTTAGAGGTTGTAAGTGCTGTGAAATGCAACAGTGGAAAGTTTGATTTAAAATACTTGGTTGAAGAGATCAAACAAGGGTAA